In Zingiber officinale cultivar Zhangliang chromosome 1A, Zo_v1.1, whole genome shotgun sequence, a genomic segment contains:
- the LOC122034957 gene encoding V-type proton ATPase subunit d2-like, with protein sequence MYGFEALTFNIHGGYLEAIVRGYRSGLLTAADYNNLCQCETLDDIKMHLSATEYGTYLQNEPSPLHTTTIVEKCTLKLLDEYKHMLCQATEPLSTFLEYITYGYMIDNVVLIVTGTLHERDVQELLEKCHPLGMFDSIATLAVAQNMRELYRLVLVDTPLASYFSECITSEDLDDMNIEIMRNTLYKAYLEDFYNFCQKLGGATAEIMSDLLAFEADRRAVNITINSIGTELTRDDRWKLYSNFGLLYPYGHEELAVCEDIDQVRGAMEKYPPYQSIFAKISYGESQMLDKAFYEEEVKRLCLAFEQQFHYAVFFAYMRLKEQEIRNLMWISECVAQNQKTRIHDSVVFIF encoded by the exons ATGTACGGATTCGAGGCGCTCACGTTCAACATCCATGGTGGGTACCTGGAGGCCATCGTCCGAGGCTACCGCTCTGGCCTCCTCACCGCCGCCGACTACAACAATCTCTGCCAGTGCGAGACCCTAGACGACATCAAGATGCACCTCTCCGCCACCGAGTACGGGACATACCTGCAGAACG AACCATCTCCTTTACATACAACCACCATTGTGGAGAAGTGTACTCTTAAACTTTTGGATGAGTATAAGCATATGTTGTGTCAGGCAACAGAGCCTCTATCAACCTTCTTGGAGTATATAAC GTACGGCTACATGATCGATAATGTTGTCCTTATTGTCACTGGCACCTTACATGAGAGGGATGTTCAGGAACTGCTGGAAAAATGTCATCCTCTGGGAATGTTTGATAG CATTGCAACTCTTGCAGTTGCCCAGAATATGCGGGAACTTTACAGATTGGTTCTTGTTGATACACCATTGGCATCATATTTCTCAGAGTGCATCACATCAGAG GATTTGGATGATATGAATATAGAAATCATGAGGAATACTTTATACAAGGCCTACCTTGAAGATTTCTATAACTTCTGTCAG AAACTAGGTGGAGCAACTGCTGAGATCATGTCTGATCTTCTTGCATTTGAAGCTGATAGAAGGGCTGTTAATATCACTATAAATAG CATTGGTACTGAGTTGACTAGAGATGATCGCTGGAAGCTTTATTCAAATTTTGGGCTTTT ATATCCGTATGGTCATGAGGAACTTGCTGTATGTGAGGATATTGACCAG GTCCGTGGTGCGATGGAGAAATACCCACCATATCAATCAATTTTTGCAAAGATATCCTATGGAGAGAGTCAGATGCTGGACAAAGCATTTTATGAAGAGGAAGTAAAGAGACTCTGCTTGGCTTTTGAACAGCAG TTTCACTATGCCGTTTTCTTTGCTTATATGAGATTGAAAGAACAGGAGATAAGGAATCTAATGTGGATCTCCGAATGCGTAGCCCAGAATCAGAAGACCAGAATCCATGATAGTGTGGTCTTCATTTTCTAA
- the LOC122034979 gene encoding nuclear ribonuclease Z-like isoform X2, with the protein MGSRRSKADSEASAEQSSLVPRKKPLVIEGYPVEGLSIGGQETCVIFPSLKLAFDIGRCPQRAISQEFLFITHGHMDHIGGLPMYVATRGLYSMKPPTIFVPVSIKEHVEKLFEVHRAIDQSELKHNLVALNVGEEFQLRNDLKVRAFKTYHVIPSQGYCIYSVKKKLKAEFCGLSGNEIKSLRLSGVEITDTITTPEIAFTGDTMSDFVVDPDNSDVLNARILVMEEIEAAIAKMPPSFSGRLFALTNGF; encoded by the exons ATGGGGAGTCGCAGAAGCAAAGCGGATAGTGAAGCAAGTGCTGAACAGTCTTCGTTAGTTCCAAGAAAGAAGCCACTGGTGATCGAAGGGTATCCAGTTGAGGGGTTGTCAATTGGAGGGCAGGAGACTTGTGTCATCTTCCCGTCACTTAAGTTGGCCTTTGACATTGGTAGATGCCCGCAGCGAGCCATTTCCCAGGAATTTCTGTTCATTACCCATGGCCATATGGATCACATA GGAGGACTTCCTATGTACGTTGCTACTAGAGGATTATATAGCATGAAGCCTCCAACTATCTTTGTCCCAGTGTCTATAAAAGAACATGTGGAAAAACTGTTTGAGGTGCACAGGGCGATTGACCAATCTGAACTGAAGCACAATTTAGTCGCCCTTAATGTAG GCGAAGAATTTCAATTGAGAAATGATCTTAAAGTTAGAGCATTCAAGACCTACCATGTTATACCTAGCCAG GGTTATTGTATCTACTCTGTCAAAAAAAAGCTTAAGGCAGAATTTTGTGGTCTTTCTGGAAATGAGATTAAGAGCTTGCGACTATCAGGTGTTGAG aTTACTGACACAATAACAACTCCTGAAATTGCCTTCACGGGAGATACGATGTCAGATTTTGTTGTTGACCCTGACAATTCTGATGTACTTAATGCAAGAATTCTTGTGATGGAG GAAATCGAGGCTGCCATCGCCAAGATGCCTCCATCGTTTTCTGGTCGCCTCTTCGCCTTGACAAATGGTTTCTAA
- the LOC122034979 gene encoding tRNase Z TRZ1-like isoform X1: MGSRRSKADSEASAEQSSLVPRKKPLVIEGYPVEGLSIGGQETCVIFPSLKLAFDIGRCPQRAISQEFLFITHGHMDHIGGLPMYVATRGLYSMKPPTIFVPVSIKEHVEKLFEVHRAIDQSELKHNLVALNVGEEFQLRNDLKVRAFKTYHVIPSQGYCIYSVKKKLKAEFCGLSGNEIKSLRLSGVEITDTITTPEIAFTGDTMSDFVVDPDNSDVLNARILVMESTFVNDSMSVQHARDYGHTHLFEIASYENRFQNKAILLIHFSARYYPEEIEAAIAKMPPSFSGRLFALTNGF, from the exons ATGGGGAGTCGCAGAAGCAAAGCGGATAGTGAAGCAAGTGCTGAACAGTCTTCGTTAGTTCCAAGAAAGAAGCCACTGGTGATCGAAGGGTATCCAGTTGAGGGGTTGTCAATTGGAGGGCAGGAGACTTGTGTCATCTTCCCGTCACTTAAGTTGGCCTTTGACATTGGTAGATGCCCGCAGCGAGCCATTTCCCAGGAATTTCTGTTCATTACCCATGGCCATATGGATCACATA GGAGGACTTCCTATGTACGTTGCTACTAGAGGATTATATAGCATGAAGCCTCCAACTATCTTTGTCCCAGTGTCTATAAAAGAACATGTGGAAAAACTGTTTGAGGTGCACAGGGCGATTGACCAATCTGAACTGAAGCACAATTTAGTCGCCCTTAATGTAG GCGAAGAATTTCAATTGAGAAATGATCTTAAAGTTAGAGCATTCAAGACCTACCATGTTATACCTAGCCAG GGTTATTGTATCTACTCTGTCAAAAAAAAGCTTAAGGCAGAATTTTGTGGTCTTTCTGGAAATGAGATTAAGAGCTTGCGACTATCAGGTGTTGAG aTTACTGACACAATAACAACTCCTGAAATTGCCTTCACGGGAGATACGATGTCAGATTTTGTTGTTGACCCTGACAATTCTGATGTACTTAATGCAAGAATTCTTGTGATGGAG AGCACTTTTGTGAATGACTCAATGTCAGTTCAACATGCTAGGGATTACGGCCACACCCATTTGTTTGAG ATCGCAAGTTATGAGAACCGATTCCAAAATAAAGCAATTTTGCTCATCCATTTTTCAGCTCGTTATTATCCAGAG GAAATCGAGGCTGCCATCGCCAAGATGCCTCCATCGTTTTCTGGTCGCCTCTTCGCCTTGACAAATGGTTTCTAA